The Drosophila bipectinata strain 14024-0381.07 chromosome 2L, DbipHiC1v2, whole genome shotgun sequence genome has a segment encoding these proteins:
- the LManII gene encoding lysosomal alpha-mannosidase isoform X1 has product MSGKFSAGLAILLALICFTGNVDSRSIQQPASTSQCGYQSCHPTKPNMLNVHLVAHTHDDVGWLKTVDQYYYGSETRIQKAGVQYIIDSVVEALLRDPEKRFIYVESAFFFKWWKEQKPKVQDAVKMLVEQGRLEFIGGAWSMNDEATTHYQSVIDQFAWGLRLLNDTFGECGRPRVGWQIDPFGHSREMASMFAQMGFDGMFFGRLDYQDKDERLMTKNAEMIWHGSANLGEQADLFSGALYNNYQAPDGFCFDVLCSDTPIIDGKHSPDNNVKEKVDAFLDFAETQSKYYRTNNVIITMGGDFTYQAAQIYYKNLDKLIRYANERQANGSNINLLYSTPSCYLKSLHDAGITWPTKSDDFFPYASDPHAYWTGYFTSRPTLKRFERDGNHFLQVCKQLSALAPKKANEFDPHLNFMRETLGIMQHHDAITGTEKEKVALDYAKRLSVSFKACEATTRNVLNQLSVPSSQQQSGKYVLEFKNCPLLNITSCPVSESNDRFSLTLYNPLGHVVSEYIRIPVSGSDYKIIDNKGVELATQVVPVPTTINKIKHRASTAKYELVFRATNIPALGYRSYYIEKSESSKKTLKPQAEPKASSSVTVIGNDNIKLGFDTNGFLSEVTADGLTRLVSQEFLFYEGAVGNNAEFLNRSSGAYIFRPNENKVDFSTDHVEIEVYKGDLVEEVHQKFNDWISQVVRVYKKDSFAEFEWLVGPIPIDDNIGKEVITRFNSDIESAGVFYTDSNGREMIKRKLNHRDTWDVKINEEVAGNYYPITTKIDLEDDTARMAILTDRAQGGSSLKDGSLELMVHRRLLRDDAFGVGEALNETEYGEGLIARGKHHLFFGLSKDREGVSLKSIERLVQLEKLLPTWKFFSNVENYTAEQWRTSFTNTFSGVSLVLPKPVHLLTLEPWHENQLLVRFEHFLENGEDAMYSKPVQFNVKNVLSSFNVESMRETTLDGNAWLDETQRFQFAPENEAAAFNTYGTFAEEAESVQLLRADKPLLEVKYSDEPLPAGQLGAESNRIKREINPTLYNMYDARKSKLSDEDIDMSLYADSDSKDYIVELSPMEIRTFIVYLTEA; this is encoded by the exons ATGTCGGGGAAATTCTCAGCTGGGCTGGCAATTTTGCTGGCTTTGATTTGCTTTACTGGCAATGTCGATTCTCGGAGTATCCAGCAGCCGGCATCTACATCTCAATGCGGTTATCAG AGCTGCCACCCAACAAAGCCCAATATGCTGAACGTGCATCTTGTGGCCCACACCCACGACGATGTGGGCTGGCTGAAGACCGTTGACCAATACTACTATGGAAGTGAGACCAGGATTCAGAAAGCTGGTGTCCAATACATCATCGACTCTGTGGTGGAGGCCTTGCTGAGAGATCCGGAGAAGCGATTCATTTACGTGGAATCCGCCTTCTTCTTCAAGTGGTGGAAGGAGCAGAAGCCCAAGGTCCAGGATGCCGTCAAAATGTTGGTCGAGCAGGGAAGACTGGAGTTTATTGGTGGAGCTTGGAGCATGAACGATGAGGCCACCACCCATTATCAAAGTGTGATTGATCAATTCGCGTGGGGATTAAG ACTTTTGAACGACACTTTCGGTGAATGTGGTCGTCCCCGCGTGggatggcaaatcgatccgTTTGGTCACTCCAGGGAGATGGCTTCCATGTTTGCTCAGATGGGCTTCGATGGCATGTTCTTCGGTCGCCTGGACTACCAGGATAAGGATGAACGTCTGATGACCAAAAATGCTGAAATGATCTGGCATGGTTCGGCTAACTTGG GAGAACAAGCGGATCTGTTCAGCGGAGCTCTCTACAACAATTACCAGGCCCCAGATGGTTTCTGTTTCGATGTTCTTTGCAGTGATACACCCATTATTGATGGCAAACACAGTCCCGATAATAATGTCAAAGAGAAG GTGGATGCGTTTTTGGATTTCGCCGAGACCCAATCCAAATACTACCGCACCAATAATGTCATTATCACAATGGGTGGGGATTTCACCTACCAGGCTGCTCAGATTTATTACAAAAACCTGGACAAGTTGATACG GTATGCCAATGAGCGACAGGCTAATGGCTCAAACATAAACCTCCTATACTCGACACCCTCGTGTTACTTGAAGTCCCTGCACGATGCCGGAATCACCTGGCCCACCAAGAGCGACGACTTCTTCCCCTATGCCTCCGATCCGCATGCCTACTGGACTGGctacttcacgtctcggcccACTTTGAAGCGATTCGAGCGGGATGGTAATCACTTCCTGCAAGTCTGCAAGCAGCTCAGCGCCCTGGCCCCCAAAAAGGCCAATGAGTTTGACCCCCATTTGAACTTTATGCGAGAGACTCTGGGCATAATGCAGCACCACGATGCCATAACAGGAACGGAAAAGGAAAAGGTCGCCCTGGATTATGCAAAGCGTCTGAGTGTCAGCTTTAAAGCCTGCGAGGCCACCACCCGGAATGTCCTTAACCAATTGTCAGTGCCATCCAGCCAGCAGCAGAGCGGCAAATATGTTTTGGAGTTCAAAAACTGTCCCCTGCTGAACATTACTTCTTGCCCGGTTTCGGAGTCCAATGACCGCTTCTCCTTGACTTTGTACAACCCACTGGGCCATGTGGTTAGTGAGTACATCAGAATTCCAGTGAGTGGATCTGATTACAAAATCATTGACAACAAAG GTGTAGAGTTGGCCACCCAAGTGGTTCCAGTTCCTACTACCATTAACAAAATCAAGCACCGAGCTTCCACTGCCAAATACGAACTTGTTTTCCGTGCCACCAATATTCCAGCTTTGGGTTATAGGTCCTACTATATTGAAAAGTCTGAAAGTTCTAAAAAAACTCTGAAACCTCAAGCCGAACCAAAGGCTTCCTCTAGTGTGACTGTGATTGGAAATGAT AACATTAAACTTGGCTTCGACACGAATGGTTTCCTCTCAGAGGTGACTGCTGATGGCCTAACCCGACTGGTTAGCCAGGAGTTCTTGTTCTACGAAGGTGCTGTTGGCAATAATGCCGAATTCCTGAACAGATCATCTGGTGCTTATATCTTCCGGCCCAACGAGAACAAGGTTGACTTCTCCACCGATCATGTTGAAATTGAGGTCTACAAGGGCGATTTGGTTGAGGAAGTCCACCAGAAATTCAATGATTGGATCAGCCAGGTAGTGCGAGTCTACAAGAAGGATTCCTTTGCAGAGTTCGAGTGGCTGGTTGGACCTATTCCCATTGATGATAACATCGGCAAGGAGGTTATCACTCGTTTCAACTCTGATATTGAGTCGGCAGGTGTCTTCTACACAGACTCTAATG GTCGTGAAATGATTAAGCGCAAGCTGAACCATCGTGATACCTGGGATGTAAAGATTAACGAGGAGGTGGCTGGAAACTATTATCCCATTACCACCAAAATCGATCTGGAGGACGATACAGCCCGCATGGCCATCCTGACTGACAGAGCTCAGGGAGGCAGCTCCCTGAAGGATGGTTCCCTCGAGCTTATGGTGCACCGTCGCCTTCTGCGCGATGATGCCTTCGGAGTCGGAGAGGCCCTTAACGAGACGGAATACGGTGAGGGTTTGATTGCCCGTGGCAAGCACCATCTCTTCTTTGGTCTGTCCAAGGATCGTGAAGGCGTTTCCCTGAAATCCATTGAGCGACTGGTTCAGTTGGAGAAATTGCTGCCCACATGGAAGTTCTTCAGCAACGTGGAGAACTACACGGCCGAGCAATGGCGCACTTCCTTTACCAATACT TTCTCGGGAGTTTCTTTGGTGCTGCCCAAGCCCGTGCACCTGCTCACCCTGGAGCCATGGCATGAGAACCAACTTCTGGTCCGTTTTGAGCACTTCCTGGAGAATGGCGAGGATGCTATGTACTCCAAGCCTGTTCAGTTCAATGTCAAGAATGTCCTGAGTTCCTTCAATGTCGAGAGCATGCGTGAAACCACTCTGGATGGAAATGCCTGGTTGGACGAGACGCAGCGTTTCCAATTTGCTCCTGAAAACGAGGCGGCTGCTTTCAACACCTATGGAACATTCGCGGAGGAAGCCGAGTCGGTTCAGCTACTGAGAGCCGATAAACCACTACTGGAGGTCAAATACTCAGATGAACCCCTGCCAGCTGGACAATTGGGAGCCGAGAGCAATCGCATTAAGCGTGAAATAAATCCTACCTTGTACAATATGTACGATGCCCGTAAATCCAAGTTGTCCGACGAGGATATAGATATGTCTCTCTACGCTGATAGCGATAGCAAGGATTACATTGTAGAACTGAGTCCCATGGAGATTCGTACATTTATTGTCTATTTAACAGAAGCTTAA
- the ppk10 gene encoding sodium channel protein Nach — MRIKINRNRSWPRAIIDFVDSYFNNCCIHGFRYLVQTILILLERILWLLLLLVSIYYCIIVCLASIDRYYTKSTHIGLERNYHFWNTSVPSLTVCPMQRINETFFADFCRKNSIKGAQRNIFWDFIENLANSTYINFQNIPESNEIDSIIKDLDLKPEHYMELIYNLTFDSTYEPIEKQRTRCIDGQLNIHVRQVLTEYGLCYMGNSKLGEEYSSRYFIFGQYPEPNKYEMTRKVIQYQIGSYFEKDVGHTLLGFTSEAIDSFIHSVYEVMKVDNNFGYSTEGVVYDPVTEEITAEDNIEKEATVGMRKCRYYHESNLTHFPFYTRNVCQQECRINLAYKICKCIPHFYPNRISRPKKVCDYKTLRSCFPRHANFFLKLYEENGKHEKPSTCYCEQNCVDAVVTTRSALPMIGSRQLLGSIGSSVSIKTWPQSRLKRQVIFSFTDLLVSIGGTAGLFLGFSVLGLVELLYFFTIRLIWQIFGYSI, encoded by the exons atgagaATAAAGATCAACAGAAATAGGTCATGGCCAAGAGCCATAATTGACTTTGTCGATTCGTACTTTAACAACTGCTGCATTCACGGGTTCAGGTATCTTGTTCAAACTATACTTATTTTGCTTGAAAG GATCCTCtggcttttattattattagtctCTATATATTACTGCATTATTGTCTGTCTGGCATCCATTGATCGTTATTACACCAAGAGCACACATATCGGACTAGAG aGAAACTATCACTTTTGGAACACATCAGTGCCAAGCTTGACAGTTTGTCCCATGCAACGAATTAATGAAACCTTTTTCGCTGATTTTTGCAG AAAAAATAGCATCAAAGGCGcccaaagaaatattttttgggacTTTATTGAGAACTTGGCCAACTCCACGtatattaattttcaaaatatccCCGAAAGCAATGAAATTGATAGCATAATCAAAGATTTAGACCTGAAACCGGAACACTATATGGAGTTAATTTACAATCTCACCTTTGATAGCACCTACGAACCGATTGAAAAACAACGTACTCGTTGCATCGATGGACAGCTAAACATTCACGTTCGTCAGGTCCTAACCGAATACGGATTGTGCTATATGGGGAACTCCAAATTAGGAGAGGAGTATAGTTCCCGATATTTCATTTTTGGACAGTATCCAGAACCcaataaatatgaaatgaCGCGTAAGGTAATTCAATATCAAATAGGTTCCTACTTCGAAAAGGATGTTGGACATACTCTACTCGGATTTACCAGTGAAGCTATTGAT agTTTTATACATTCCGTCTACGAGGTAATGAAAGTGGATAATAATTTTGGTTACTCTACGGAAGGTGTGGTTTATGATCCTGTCACTGAAGAAATAACTGCTGAAGATAATATAGAAAA gGAAGCCACCGTAGGAATGAGAAAGTGTCGTTATTATCACGAATCAAATTTAactcattttccattttatacTCGAAATGTTTGTCAGCAAGAGTGTCGCATTAATCTGGcctataaaatttgtaaatgtatCCCTCATTTTTATCCTAATCGGa TTTCTCGTCCAAAAAAAGTATGTGATTATAAAACTTTAAGGTCCTGTTTTCCTAGGCATGCAA aTTTCTTTCTAAAACTTTACgaagaaaatggaaaacatgAGAAACCTTCAACTTGTTATTGTGAACAAAATTGCGTGGATGCCGTTGTTACAACAAGATCTGCTTTG CCAATGATAGGCTCAAGGCAGTTACTTGGCAGTATTGGAAGCtctgtatctattaaaacttggCCACAAAGTCGCCTTAAACGTCAAGTTATATTTTCATTCACGGATTTATTAG TTTCGATTGGGGGAACAGCCGGATTGTTTCTGGGATTCAGTGTTTTGGGTTTAGTtgaacttttgtattttttcacaaTTCGATTAATTTGGCAAATCTTTGGTTACTCCatctaa
- the LManI gene encoding lysosomal alpha-mannosidase: MEYFGRVLIFIALVLPYAPVSEATCGFETCPKTRVNMINVHLVPHSHDDVGWLKTVDQYYYGSQNKIQHAGVQYILDTVVQELLKDSSRRFIQVETFFFAKWYSEQPEAVRQAVKKLVAEGRLEFTGGAWSMNDEATVHYQSVIDQFNLGLKYLKDIFGDCGRPSIGWQIDPFGHSREMASIFAQMGYHGEFFARMDYLDKRKRLGDLGMEMIWKSSEALQNSELFTGMLYNHYSAPPGFCFDINCQDAPIIDGDSYDNNVAERVDQFIEYIQTMSKSFRTPHVMVPMGDDFQYEDAEVNFKNMDKLIQYVNARQSQGSQINVFYSTPSCYLYELHQLEQTWPNKTQDFFPYSSDSHSYWTGYFTSRPTQKRFERDGNHFLQVVKQLGVLANLTSSQQSENLENLSQAMGIMQHHDAVTGTEKQAVAQDYDRLLYEAISGAENNARDALRILTNLTSGEFDSCLELNISACAFTQKSANNVVVTVVNPLGHTSTQYVRVPVPKENYIVTDEKARKVPSELVAVPWQVLSLEHRPNDTQHELVFQATVEKISNFYIRILPVPKSQSHLSYNSVYAHNSIGRANDEESNELIVENSLIKLVFDTTTGGLKTIEMNGVTENIEQSFGIYKGFQGNNGEAKNRSSGAYIFRPDGNIEILSNKVELSVYDGTKVKEVHQHFNEFVSQVVRLYDGINRVEFEWLVGPIPTEDEVGREIVTRFTTNIASNGKFYTDSNGREMLERDRNKRENFDADMTESVSGNYYPVTAQISLQDDKKRITLLNDRAQGGASLRDGELELMLHRRLLSDDAFGVGEALNEVQYGTGLIARGKISLILDAASENPNHAERSTQLELHLPFWKFFSKSNNVASVKRSLLPDFSVFPRSVGLLSFEKYDQDQILIRVENFNTIGNVVSFNIYPLFESLDGKEIWETTLDGNLLLSQMKRFKFNQDSSGSNPANIDFFYAPHRPLEANSTMEVAEFAVTLVPMQIRTFIIKH, encoded by the exons ATGGAATATTTCGGTAGAGTGCTAATATTTATCGCATTGGTGCTACCGTATGCTCCGGTATCCGAGGCTACCTGCGGATTCGAG ACATGTCCCAAGACGAGGGTAAATATGATCAATGTCCATTTGGTCCCACATTCGCACGACGATGTCGGTTGGCTAAAGACAGTGGATCAGTACTATTATGGCAGTCAGAATAAAATACAACACGCCGGCGTCCAATACATCTTGGACACCGTGGTCCAGGAGCTTCTTAAGGACTCCAGCAGGCGTTTCATTCAAGTGGAGACCTTTTTCTTTGCGAAATGGTATTCCGAACAACCCGAAGCCGTACGACAGGCCGTCAAAAAACTAGTGGCCGAGGGTCGTTTAGAATTCACTGGAGGAGCTTGGAGCATGAACGATGAGGCTACCGTTCACTACCAGAGTGTGATTGATCAGTTCAATTTGGGCTTAAA atatttGAAAGACATATTTGGTGACTGCGGTCGCCCCTCAATTGGCTGGCAAATCGATCCCTTTGGACATTCCCGCGAAATGGCTTCTATCTTTGCTCAGATGGGCTATCATGGCGAGTTCTTTGCCCGCATGGATTACCTTGATAAAAGAAAACGCCTGGGCGATCTGGGAATGGAGATGATTTGGAAGTCCAGTGAAGCTCTCCAGAACTCTGAACTATTTACTGGAATGCTATACAATCACTACTCTGCGCCTCCGGGATTCTGTTTCGATATCAACTGCCAGGATGCTCCCATTATAGATGGAGATAGCTATGACAACAATGTGGCCGAAAGAGTGGATCAGTTTATTGAGTATATCCAGACCATGTCAAAGTCTTTCCGAACTCCCCATGTAATGGTTCCCATGGGAGATGATTTTCAATATGAAGATGCCGAGGTGAACTTTAAAAACATGGACAAACTAATTCA ATATGTCAACGCTCGACAGTCGCAAGGTTCCCAAATCAATGTCTTCTACTCAACTCCCTCATGTTACCTCTATGAGCTTCACCAGCTGGAACAGACTTGGCCCAATAAGACCCAGGACTTCTTCCCCTACTCCAGTGACTCACACTCCTATTGGACCGGCTACTTCACATCGCGCCCCACCCAAAAGCGCTTCGAGCGGGATGGCAATCATTTCCTGCAGGTGGTCAAGCAACTGGGTGTCCTGGCCAATCTGACCAGCTCCCAGCAATCCGAGAATCTTGAGAATCTTAGTCAAGCCATGGGCATTATGCAGCACCATGATGCAGTTACGGGTACTGAGAAACAGGCAGTAGCCCAGGACTACGATCGACTGTTGTATGAAGCTATTTCTGGTGCGGAAAACAATGCAAGGGATGCCTTAAGGATACTAACTAATCTGACATCAGGAGAGTTTGATAGCTGCCTGGAATTGAACATAAGTGCCTGCGCTTTCACCCAAAAAAGCGCCAATAATGTGGTAGTGACTGTGGTGAATCCTTTGGGTCACACTTCCACTCAGTATGTAAGGGTTCCAGTGCCTAAGGAGAACTATATAGTCACAGATGAAAAAG CTCGCAAAGTACCATCCGAACTTGTAGCCGTACCCTGGCAAGTCTTATCCCTCGAACATCGACCAAACGACACCCAACATGAATTGGTTTTCCAGGCCACTGTGGAAAAGATTTCCAACTTCTATATTCGTATATTACCAGTCCCAAAATCCCAATCGCATTTGTCATATAATAGTGTTTATGCCCACAACTCTATTGGACGTGCCAACGATGAAGAATCCAATGAATTAATAGTTGAAAACTCG CTCATAAAACTAGTTTTTGATACCACCACTGGTGGCTTGAAAACCATCGAAATGAATGGGGTAACCGAGAATATTGAACAGAGTTTTGGAATCTACAAGGGATTCCAGGGCAATAATGGGGAAGCTAAGAATCGTTCATCCGGGGCATATATTTTCCGACCCGACGGAAATATAGAAATATTATCCAACAAAGTGGAACTATCTGTCTATGATGGCACCAAAGTCAAGGAAGTCCATCAGCACTTCAATGAATTCGTCTCCCAAGTGGTACGACTGTATGACGGAATAAATCGCGTGGAATTTGAATGGCTGGTGGGGCCCATTCCCACTGAGGATGAGGTGGGCAGGGAGATAGTTACTCGATTTACCACCAATATAGCCTCGAACGGAAAATTCTACACCGACTCCAATGGCAGGGAAATGCTAGAACGTGACCGGAATAAGCGGGAGAACTTCGATGCCGATATGACCGAGTCGGTGAGTGGAAACTATTATCCGGTGACCGCCCAGATTTCCCTGCAAGACGACAAAAAGCGAATCACTCTACTGAACGATCGGGCCCAGGGCGGAGCCAGCTTGAGAGACGGAGAATTGGAACTGATGCTGCATCGTCGCCTATTGAGCGATGATGCCTTTGGCGTGGGTGAGGCCCTCAACGAGGTGCAGTATGGAACTGGTTTGATTGCCAGGGGAAAGATCTCCCTCATCCTCGACGCCGCCTCAGAAAATCCCAATCACGCCGAGCGATCCACACAACTCGAACTGCACTTACCATTTTGGAAGTTTTTCAGCAAATCAAATAATGTTGCCTCTGTCAAGCGAAGTCTCTTACCCGATTTCTCCGTTTTTCCCCGGTCCGTTGGCTTACTCTCCTTTGAAAAATATGATCAAGATCAAATATTAATCAGAGTGGAAAACTTTAACACGATTGGCAATGTAGTCAGCTTCAATATTTATCCGCTTTTTGAGTCTTTGGACGGAAAGGAGATTTGGGAAACTACTTTGGACGGAAATCTGCTGCTGAGCCAGATGAAGAGATTCAAATTCAATCAGGATAGCTCTGGATCGAACCCGgctaatattgatttcttctATGCTCCCCACCGACCCCTGGAGGCGAATTCTACCATGGAAGTTGCCGAGTTTGCCGTCACCCTGGTGCCCATGCAAATACGtacatttattataaaacattAA
- the LManII gene encoding lysosomal alpha-mannosidase isoform X2: MSGKFSAGLAILLALICFTGNVDSRSIQQPASTSQCGYQSCHPTKPNMLNVHLVAHTHDDVGWLKTVDQYYYGSETRIQKAGVQYIIDSVVEALLRDPEKRFIYVESAFFFKWWKEQKPKVQDAVKMLVEQGRLEFIGGAWSMNDEATTHYQSVIDQFAWGLRLLNDTFGECGRPRVGWQIDPFGHSREMASMFAQMGFDGMFFGRLDYQDKDERLMTKNAEMIWHGSANLGEQADLFSGALYNNYQAPDGFCFDVLCSDTPIIDGKHSPDNNVKEKVDAFFEYVTKMATRYRTQNVILTMGEDFHYQNADMWYKNLDKLIKYANERQANGSNINLLYSTPSCYLKSLHDAGITWPTKSDDFFPYASDPHAYWTGYFTSRPTLKRFERDGNHFLQVCKQLSALAPKKANEFDPHLNFMRETLGIMQHHDAITGTEKEKVALDYAKRLSVSFKACEATTRNVLNQLSVPSSQQQSGKYVLEFKNCPLLNITSCPVSESNDRFSLTLYNPLGHVVSEYIRIPVSGSDYKIIDNKGVELATQVVPVPTTINKIKHRASTAKYELVFRATNIPALGYRSYYIEKSESSKKTLKPQAEPKASSSVTVIGNDNIKLGFDTNGFLSEVTADGLTRLVSQEFLFYEGAVGNNAEFLNRSSGAYIFRPNENKVDFSTDHVEIEVYKGDLVEEVHQKFNDWISQVVRVYKKDSFAEFEWLVGPIPIDDNIGKEVITRFNSDIESAGVFYTDSNGREMIKRKLNHRDTWDVKINEEVAGNYYPITTKIDLEDDTARMAILTDRAQGGSSLKDGSLELMVHRRLLRDDAFGVGEALNETEYGEGLIARGKHHLFFGLSKDREGVSLKSIERLVQLEKLLPTWKFFSNVENYTAEQWRTSFTNTFSGVSLVLPKPVHLLTLEPWHENQLLVRFEHFLENGEDAMYSKPVQFNVKNVLSSFNVESMRETTLDGNAWLDETQRFQFAPENEAAAFNTYGTFAEEAESVQLLRADKPLLEVKYSDEPLPAGQLGAESNRIKREINPTLYNMYDARKSKLSDEDIDMSLYADSDSKDYIVELSPMEIRTFIVYLTEA; this comes from the exons ATGTCGGGGAAATTCTCAGCTGGGCTGGCAATTTTGCTGGCTTTGATTTGCTTTACTGGCAATGTCGATTCTCGGAGTATCCAGCAGCCGGCATCTACATCTCAATGCGGTTATCAG AGCTGCCACCCAACAAAGCCCAATATGCTGAACGTGCATCTTGTGGCCCACACCCACGACGATGTGGGCTGGCTGAAGACCGTTGACCAATACTACTATGGAAGTGAGACCAGGATTCAGAAAGCTGGTGTCCAATACATCATCGACTCTGTGGTGGAGGCCTTGCTGAGAGATCCGGAGAAGCGATTCATTTACGTGGAATCCGCCTTCTTCTTCAAGTGGTGGAAGGAGCAGAAGCCCAAGGTCCAGGATGCCGTCAAAATGTTGGTCGAGCAGGGAAGACTGGAGTTTATTGGTGGAGCTTGGAGCATGAACGATGAGGCCACCACCCATTATCAAAGTGTGATTGATCAATTCGCGTGGGGATTAAG ACTTTTGAACGACACTTTCGGTGAATGTGGTCGTCCCCGCGTGggatggcaaatcgatccgTTTGGTCACTCCAGGGAGATGGCTTCCATGTTTGCTCAGATGGGCTTCGATGGCATGTTCTTCGGTCGCCTGGACTACCAGGATAAGGATGAACGTCTGATGACCAAAAATGCTGAAATGATCTGGCATGGTTCGGCTAACTTGG GAGAACAAGCGGATCTGTTCAGCGGAGCTCTCTACAACAATTACCAGGCCCCAGATGGTTTCTGTTTCGATGTTCTTTGCAGTGATACACCCATTATTGATGGCAAACACAGTCCCGATAATAATGTCAAAGAGAAG GTTGATGCCTTCTTTGAATATGTCACTAAAATGGCCACCCGCTATCGCACTCAAAACGTGATCCTCACCATGGGTGAAGATTTCCACTACCAAAATGCCGATATGTGGTATAAGAATCTGGACAAGTTGATAAA GTATGCCAATGAGCGACAGGCTAATGGCTCAAACATAAACCTCCTATACTCGACACCCTCGTGTTACTTGAAGTCCCTGCACGATGCCGGAATCACCTGGCCCACCAAGAGCGACGACTTCTTCCCCTATGCCTCCGATCCGCATGCCTACTGGACTGGctacttcacgtctcggcccACTTTGAAGCGATTCGAGCGGGATGGTAATCACTTCCTGCAAGTCTGCAAGCAGCTCAGCGCCCTGGCCCCCAAAAAGGCCAATGAGTTTGACCCCCATTTGAACTTTATGCGAGAGACTCTGGGCATAATGCAGCACCACGATGCCATAACAGGAACGGAAAAGGAAAAGGTCGCCCTGGATTATGCAAAGCGTCTGAGTGTCAGCTTTAAAGCCTGCGAGGCCACCACCCGGAATGTCCTTAACCAATTGTCAGTGCCATCCAGCCAGCAGCAGAGCGGCAAATATGTTTTGGAGTTCAAAAACTGTCCCCTGCTGAACATTACTTCTTGCCCGGTTTCGGAGTCCAATGACCGCTTCTCCTTGACTTTGTACAACCCACTGGGCCATGTGGTTAGTGAGTACATCAGAATTCCAGTGAGTGGATCTGATTACAAAATCATTGACAACAAAG GTGTAGAGTTGGCCACCCAAGTGGTTCCAGTTCCTACTACCATTAACAAAATCAAGCACCGAGCTTCCACTGCCAAATACGAACTTGTTTTCCGTGCCACCAATATTCCAGCTTTGGGTTATAGGTCCTACTATATTGAAAAGTCTGAAAGTTCTAAAAAAACTCTGAAACCTCAAGCCGAACCAAAGGCTTCCTCTAGTGTGACTGTGATTGGAAATGAT AACATTAAACTTGGCTTCGACACGAATGGTTTCCTCTCAGAGGTGACTGCTGATGGCCTAACCCGACTGGTTAGCCAGGAGTTCTTGTTCTACGAAGGTGCTGTTGGCAATAATGCCGAATTCCTGAACAGATCATCTGGTGCTTATATCTTCCGGCCCAACGAGAACAAGGTTGACTTCTCCACCGATCATGTTGAAATTGAGGTCTACAAGGGCGATTTGGTTGAGGAAGTCCACCAGAAATTCAATGATTGGATCAGCCAGGTAGTGCGAGTCTACAAGAAGGATTCCTTTGCAGAGTTCGAGTGGCTGGTTGGACCTATTCCCATTGATGATAACATCGGCAAGGAGGTTATCACTCGTTTCAACTCTGATATTGAGTCGGCAGGTGTCTTCTACACAGACTCTAATG GTCGTGAAATGATTAAGCGCAAGCTGAACCATCGTGATACCTGGGATGTAAAGATTAACGAGGAGGTGGCTGGAAACTATTATCCCATTACCACCAAAATCGATCTGGAGGACGATACAGCCCGCATGGCCATCCTGACTGACAGAGCTCAGGGAGGCAGCTCCCTGAAGGATGGTTCCCTCGAGCTTATGGTGCACCGTCGCCTTCTGCGCGATGATGCCTTCGGAGTCGGAGAGGCCCTTAACGAGACGGAATACGGTGAGGGTTTGATTGCCCGTGGCAAGCACCATCTCTTCTTTGGTCTGTCCAAGGATCGTGAAGGCGTTTCCCTGAAATCCATTGAGCGACTGGTTCAGTTGGAGAAATTGCTGCCCACATGGAAGTTCTTCAGCAACGTGGAGAACTACACGGCCGAGCAATGGCGCACTTCCTTTACCAATACT TTCTCGGGAGTTTCTTTGGTGCTGCCCAAGCCCGTGCACCTGCTCACCCTGGAGCCATGGCATGAGAACCAACTTCTGGTCCGTTTTGAGCACTTCCTGGAGAATGGCGAGGATGCTATGTACTCCAAGCCTGTTCAGTTCAATGTCAAGAATGTCCTGAGTTCCTTCAATGTCGAGAGCATGCGTGAAACCACTCTGGATGGAAATGCCTGGTTGGACGAGACGCAGCGTTTCCAATTTGCTCCTGAAAACGAGGCGGCTGCTTTCAACACCTATGGAACATTCGCGGAGGAAGCCGAGTCGGTTCAGCTACTGAGAGCCGATAAACCACTACTGGAGGTCAAATACTCAGATGAACCCCTGCCAGCTGGACAATTGGGAGCCGAGAGCAATCGCATTAAGCGTGAAATAAATCCTACCTTGTACAATATGTACGATGCCCGTAAATCCAAGTTGTCCGACGAGGATATAGATATGTCTCTCTACGCTGATAGCGATAGCAAGGATTACATTGTAGAACTGAGTCCCATGGAGATTCGTACATTTATTGTCTATTTAACAGAAGCTTAA